Within the Polymorphobacter megasporae genome, the region GCGATCCTCGCCGGTGACGAGGCGACCGGCGTGACGATCATGGGCATGGAGCGCGGGCTCGACACCGGGCCGATGCTCCTCGTCGAGGCGACCCCGGTCGACCGCAAGACCGCCGGCGAGCTGACCGCCGAGCTTGCCGCGATCGGTGCCCGGCTGATCGTCGACGCGCTCGCCCGGCTCGATGCGCTGGCGCCGATCGTCCAGCCCGAGGGCGCGACCTACGCCGCCAAGATCGACAAGGCCGAGGCGCGACTCGACCTGACGCTCCCCGCCGCCGCAGTCGAGCGCGGCATCCGAGCATTCAACCCCTTCCCCGGCGCGTTCATCGAGATCGGCGGCGAGCGGCTCAAGCTCCTTGCGGCGGACGTGGTCCACGGCGACGGCCCTCCCGGTACGATCCTCGACGACCGGCTAACGATCGCCTGCGGCACCGGGGCGATCCGCCCGACTCTTGTTCAACGCGCGGGCAAGCCGGCGATGGCGGCGGCGGCGCTGCTCAACGGTTGGCCAGTCGCGCCGGGAACGGCGCTTGGGGGCTGGCCGCTCCCCACCGGCACCCGGCTCGGATGACCCGCTTCCGGCTGACCGTCGAATATGACGGCGCCCCGTTCATGGGCTGGCAGCGCCAGCACCACGGCCCGAGCGTCCAGGGCGCGATAGAGGCGGCAATCCTCAAGACGACGGGCGAGACCGTCGTCGTTACCGGCTGCGGCCGGACCGACGCCGGCGTCCATGCCGAAGGCCAGGTCGCGCATGTCGATGTCGAGCGGGCGATCGACGCCTTCCGGTTGATGGAGGCAGTGAACGCCCACCTCCGGCCGCTGCCCGTCGCGATCGTCGCGTGCGAAGTCGCCGACCCCGCGTTCCACGCGCGCTTCGACTGCATCGGGCGCAGCTACCGCTACCGTATCGTCAACCGCCGCGCGCCGCTGGTGCTCGACCGCGGGCGGGCGTGGCAGGTCGCGGTCCCGCTCGACGCGGCGGCGATGCACGACGCGGCACAACTGCTCGTCGGGCGGCATGACTTCACCACCTTCCGCTCGGTCCGCTGCCAGGCGCGGTCACCGGTCAAGACGCTCGACCTGCTGATGGTCGAACGCGACGGACCGGTCATCACGATCGCGGCGGCGGCGCGGTCTTTCCTCCACCATCAGGTCCGGTCAATGGTCGGATGCCTGCGGCTCGTTGGCGAAGGCCGCTGGTCGGCGGGCGACCTTGCTGCGGCATTGGCGGCACGCAACCGCCTCGCACTTGGGGTTAACGCGCCCCCCGAAGGGCTAACTTTCGTCGCCGCCACCTACGCCAAAGTGTCGGCTGACTTTACACCCGAGCGGTAAAGTTCGAACGCCATTGCACGACTCCAGTGACTTACCCACCAGTCAACAACTGGCATGACCTTTGCTTGATGGTTAACGATGGAGCCGCTCCGCCGATGGGTCCATGTCCTTGGGAGACCCGTGTTGCATAACCGACCGAGCCGCGGTTTCGCCCGAATGAACCTCGTGTGGGTTCTGGGGATCGCAGCGGGTGTCGTCGCCGGTGGGGTCGTCGCGTACGGCGTAATGAGCAGCAACGCCGAGGTCGCGTCCTCGCGCTAGATCAACCCGATTTCGCGAAGCCGCTGCCGCAGGAAGGCGTCGGCAGTGATCGGCTCAACCCCCTCCCCACCCAGCGGCTCGATCAGATAGTCGGGCCGGAAGTGCAGGAAGAACGGCGTCGAATAGCGCGCGACGCGGGCCCGCTCGGGAGCTGGATTGACCACCCGGTGCGTCGTCGACGGCAGCGCCCCGCCGGTCAGCCGGTCGAGCATGTCGCCGATGTTGCAGACCAGAGTCCCCGCGGGAGCCTCGATGTCGCGCCACACCCCCGTGCGGTCGAGCAGTTGCAGCCCAGCCTCGTCGGCTCCGAGCAACAGCGTGATGACGTTGATATCCTCGTGCGCCCCCGCGCGGACCGCCGCCGGGGTGCCGGTCACCGGCGGATAATGCAGCAGCCGCAGGATCGAATTGCCATCATGGGTCGGACCTTCGAAGAAGTCCGCCGCGAGCCCGAGGTGGAGCGCGATCGCGCGGAGGACGCGGCCGCCAGCGGTGTCGAGAGCGGCGAACAGCGCAGCGACGGCGGGGTGGAAGTCGGGGACCTCGCTCGGCCAGACGT harbors:
- the fmt gene encoding methionyl-tRNA formyltransferase is translated as MRIAFMGTPAFAVPALDALVAAGHDVVAVYTQPPRPAQRGRAVTRSPVHLRAEALGIPVLTPVNFKDDADRAAFAALDLDLAVVAAYGLILPQAVLDAPRCGCLNIHASLLPRWRGAAPIQRAILAGDEATGVTIMGMERGLDTGPMLLVEATPVDRKTAGELTAELAAIGARLIVDALARLDALAPIVQPEGATYAAKIDKAEARLDLTLPAAAVERGIRAFNPFPGAFIEIGGERLKLLAADVVHGDGPPGTILDDRLTIACGTGAIRPTLVQRAGKPAMAAAALLNGWPVAPGTALGGWPLPTGTRLG
- the truA gene encoding tRNA pseudouridine(38-40) synthase TruA, which produces MTRFRLTVEYDGAPFMGWQRQHHGPSVQGAIEAAILKTTGETVVVTGCGRTDAGVHAEGQVAHVDVERAIDAFRLMEAVNAHLRPLPVAIVACEVADPAFHARFDCIGRSYRYRIVNRRAPLVLDRGRAWQVAVPLDAAAMHDAAQLLVGRHDFTTFRSVRCQARSPVKTLDLLMVERDGPVITIAAAARSFLHHQVRSMVGCLRLVGEGRWSAGDLAAALAARNRLALGVNAPPEGLTFVAATYAKVSADFTPER
- a CDS encoding isopenicillin N synthase family dioxygenase, with product MTPGTTADIAPIPLSLVETDPAAAAAAFGDAFGRTGFAVVSDHGIDAALIDRALAATKAFFALPEPVKRRYHIPGGGGQRGLTPFGIETAKGASASDLKEFWHMGRDLPPGDPLRATMPDNVWPSEVPDFHPAVAALFAALDTAGGRVLRAIALHLGLAADFFEGPTHDGNSILRLLHYPPVTGTPAAVRAGAHEDINVITLLLGADEAGLQLLDRTGVWRDIEAPAGTLVCNIGDMLDRLTGGALPSTTHRVVNPAPERARVARYSTPFFLHFRPDYLIEPLGGEGVEPITADAFLRQRLREIGLI